The Schistocerca gregaria isolate iqSchGreg1 chromosome X, iqSchGreg1.2, whole genome shotgun sequence nucleotide sequence CCACATACggtttagggttctccagactgtgtatggtaggtctccaccaggtgccagttcttcttttacatctttatggggGTTTCTCAGGTCGTTTTCCCGCCTTttcaaacgattctctgcagtccacCCTTCCAGGGCTCGGGTACGTGACAGGAAACTCTTTCTCGAACAAAGCCGGCGGTCAGCAGGCTGGTGTGCATATAAAGGGTTTTTTCGGCTTCGTCAGCGATGTCACGTCGTATGTTGGGCGGTGCGATCCCCATGATTAAGTACATCTTCAGCACTGGGGTTGGCCTCAAGCATCCGGTAACCATCCGTGCCATTTCATTCACCGCGTCATCAACTTTTCTAGCGTGTGTTGATGCAGACcatactggagcagcgtattccgcGGCTGACACGCTGAGCGCAAGGGCTGAAGTTGTCAGGACTTTTGGGTTTGCAACCCAGGATCCACTGGTTAGCTCCCTGATGATGTTTCTAGTTGAGACTTTTTCCCTTGTGGCAATACAATGATGTTTATAGGTCAGTGTGCGATCCAACGTGACACCAAGATATTCGGGCGTTTTACAATGCTCGAGACGTTCACCTCcccatattacatttaattcacgatttgcctccctgtttttttaaatggaatgcacAGACCTGCGTCTTGGAAGGGTTCGGCCTTAGGTGGTTTGCCTCATAATACTGGGAGAGAGCTTCCAAGGTACTGGTTAATTTCTCCTCTACGTCCATGAAATTGTTACCTTGGgctgcagtgtcatcggcatacataaATTGGCGCGTGATCTTTGGCACTGGTTGGTCGTTTGTATATATATTATACAGAGCTGGggcgaggacgcttccctgaggtagaCCATTCCTCTAATTTCTCCACCTGCTCTTCTTGCGCTGGAGACAGACGAAAAATCTCCTATTATGCAGGAAAGTACCTATCAGTGATGTTAAACGGCAATCTCTTGTCACATTATATACTTTCCTAAGGAGCCTCCGATGCTTTACAGTATCATATGCAGCTGAAAGGTCTATGAATTCCACTCCCGTGATCTCTTTCCTCTCAAAGCCATTCCCGATATGTTGGGTCAGGTTCAGGACTTGACCGCAACACGATTTGCCTGGTCGGAAACCTGCCTGATGTGGGATGATCTGTTGTTCCGAGACGCTTTCTATGCGACTTAGCGTCAGGCGTTCCAAGATATTAAAACAGTGACATAAAAGAGACACAGGTCGGAAGTTTTTTGGATCATCAGAGTCCTTCCCTGGTTTTAGAAGTGCAACCACTCAAGCTTTCCTTCACATATTTGGAATATGGAGCCTTTCTACACATGCgtttatcaaatctagcagccactGTAGGGTATAACTGCCAAAGTTTTTAATTTGCTCGACTCTAAGTTCATCGATACCAGGAGCTCTGTTAATCATCAAGCTGGAAATGGCTGCAGTAAGTTCTGACATTGTAAATGGTATCTTGAGGTGATGATTTTCCTCTGCCGGATCGAGTGATAATGGTTCCTGGGACTTTCTGCCGTCAGTTTTGCCATTCATAAGGAGTGTAGTGGCGACTTGGTCTGCCGTGACGTTAGTAAATTTATCATTTGACTTTGCGGCGTCACCATTAAGGTTCTTTAACAGTTTCCAAGCCCGCCTACTGTTCACTTTCATGTCCAGGTTCTCCACGAGGTCACACCATTTGGCTTTGCGGTTTTCAGGTATGACTGGCATGAGTTCATCGCCTGCTAGAAGTGTCTCATCATTAAATGGGTCGTTACCGAAGAGCTTCTGGTATCTTTCCAGTAGTGGCTTTGCGTCCTTAGATAGTCCCGTAATATACTGTTTCTGCATCCTCGCGGTATTATTTTCCTAGACACCTTCTGAACGAGTTTGACAAAAGAGTCATATATCTCAGGTTGTGGGGGGATTTTTGTTATTTCTACATCAATGAGCTCTCTAAATTTCTTCCAGTTGGCCTTTTTAAAATTGAATCTTCTTTTGAAAGGAACATGTCCAGGCTTAACAACTGCATTGAACGTGAAAATTATGGGCCGATGCTGCGTATGGGGAATTGGCTCCCCAATCAGTTTTCCACATTGACTAGCGAGTTTCTTGCTAACAAAGATGTTAACGGGATTGTACCCTTTCTTCCATCTGCCACTATTAAAGGAGCTTGGCTGTTTCGGGTCATTTATGAGCAGTAGATCGTGTACCTCAGCCCTGGTCTCTAGTTCCACTCCGCTGCTGTTAGTTTCTTTATAGCCCCATGAAGTGTTCTCACAGTTGAAATCGCCCAATACAAAATTAAAGTCTTGGTAACTGAAATTGCCAGGCTCAATGAAGACAAAATCTGATTCTGGGGGTTTGTACACAGAGGTAACGTTATACTGCTGAGTTCGAACGGTTAATATCTCAATGTCTTGCCTGTCAGTCAGTGATGCAGAAGTGACTCTAATTCCTGGCCTGGCGAAGATGGCAATACCGTACCGTTCATGTGGTCTCTCCAAGATCATCTTCATTCCATCTATTTTGGGTGTGGGTCTTGTACTGCCCCGATGAGTTTCTTGAATCAGGAGGAAGTCACACTGATATTCTTTACACAAGTCAGATAGTAAAACTTCTTTGTCTCTCGATATTCCTTCCGTGTTTATCGACATAGTCACAAATGGGCTTAGAAAAGACCGTTTGGGTAGGATCTTATTGGTCTTCATTTTCTCAGAAGTCCGTTCCGGTTGTTGAAGGATTAGCCGCTGATAAATCAACGTTGCCCGGGGTGCGCCAGATAGTGGTTCTCGTTTACTACATAATGAAGCCAACGGTATGACCCTAAATCTGTTGAAaaaactggagatatacctccaggAATAAAAAAACCCAGAATCTATGTTTAATAAACAAACAGATTTCCCAAGCCATTGTTATTGCactaattttaaagacctattctaaagttatttcatGCATACGTCAactgtttaataattatatctgtagcactacgaataaattcatctttgaccacaccatgtacaaaaacatctgtgaagtgtttacaaacatgtgtatgCAAATGTACCTCTTGAATGAAATGACATGTACGAAAAcgatggagaaaagaatgtttgctggTGGTAAAAcgtcaaaaacgcttttcttggattatgtgaTAAGTTTACACAGCTCATcgtttccactatttcgcacatattttctgcGCTTGACATACGAAATTCATAACccaacatcaaaccttttcgtgacaggaatatgcattacagctcattcaagagaaaaaataaagcacgtattaagacaaattacacctgatgatggacccacagggtccgaaatgcatcgtgtacttaataaaacacgaaaagttgtaacTAAAGGTGTTTtctaattcatacctccagtgtattgaatacaCTCACGTTCGAAGTTgcgaaatatgaataaaattaaattaaaaaaattaaaaaacacaaatttttttacCTACGATGCAATATTTTGCTGTCTCAAGCTAAAATAAACGCCCTGtatatacatggtgtcccaggaggaatggtcagtattcagataTATGAGAGGAATGgccattcaaagcaaaaaagtgtGGTAAACATAAGCTCTAAAATGCATCCTAAAGAGCTATGATCGCTTCTTCATCCCTGATATtgcgaaacaaatttcttctacagcaagctctttcctttccacattttgagtggtggtagtatgggccaaataaaggaaaaaagtccagtaaacataggctctaaagcgGATACCTTAAAAGtcttgagcacttgttcatcctcgctactgtgaaacacatctgttctactgaacAAACGCTCACAGCTCTTcagatatgcatttcagagcccatatttactagataactttttcttgttttggtccttactacctcctcccaaaatagggAAAGAAAAGAGGTTGTAGTAGAAGCGATTTCATTCACACTGTCGAAGACGAAGTGTtcgtagctcttaacgtatgcattttagaactcttgttcactagacttttttgcttcaaataattCTTCCTGACGTAACAATGAATACTGGCCATTCCTCCTGAGACATGGCTGAGCTATGGGAAACTGCGTTGCTAGTTCACTAGCTAATATTTTCCCGCACAGCGCagagaacaattttttaaaaaaccatCCCGAGTGAGCTAATAACGTTCGTTATTACCACAGACATGCAAATGTTATACTACTTTTATCAGAAGGTCCAGGAAAAGAAATAGATATATTCCACTCACGATCAAATAACGCAAAAATATCACATTTACCATCAAGCATAAACAATATAGCAGAATAACTTTCTAGATCTCGAAATTACTTAAAGTGATCCAATGCACTTATTAAATATCTTCTAGAAAAATGCAGCCACAGGCTGCATAATTCAGAATAGTTCTTGCCATCCCAAAACAAACTAGAAAGCATATTTTCAGACTAGTATGGAGCTACTGATAAAATATCCACTTACGGAGGACCATATAACATAGGAAACAAATTCACAAAGCGAAACAGGAAAAAACAATGGTTTCAATCCCACCTTCGTCACAAAATTTATTCTAAAAAGCTACATGTTAAAAGAAAGAATGTAAAAGACAGCATTATCCTAACAAAACCACATGGTAACCAAGGAGCTCAGTTCATCTTCATACAATACTTTGGAAAAATATCAGACAAAATCAAACTTGCTTTtcgaaaaaccaacctgagaataAGCTTAAGAATGAACAATACAGTATGAGGACGAAACAGTCTTTCCCTAAAACAATACTATAAATTTACCCACTCAGCTATTTATAAGTTCAAAAGTAGCAGGTGTGAAAATTGTATACATAAGTCAGGCAGTAGCGGATTTCAAAAGAAGATAAGAGAAAATCTGAATCTCATTATCAAAAGCCTATTTTCATATAGGTCTCATCTGAAAAAAACAAGAACAAACAATGGCTATCAATCCTACTCACCGCAAAGACGTTAGAGTGCTAAATACTTTGGAAGATATAGAAATTTTCGCATATTGTACAGAACATGTTTACATTATTTTGAACGAACAGGCCGAccgaaaaaacaaacaaacatttcaaTCATAATCTCATAAATATTTTGTGCTAAAATACGTTCTTTCGTTTAGAAATTTCCTTAAAGCAGGTAACACAATTTAGAAATGAAATTATATTGTCGCAGATAACGCCGAGCAGCGCATTCGCCGTAGTCTAGTGgttctggcacggtagctcagagtgttcggtcagagggttagctaccctctgcaataaaaaaaaaaaaaaaaaaaaaaaaaaaaaaactgagtgaatggatcaacgaaggaCTTAAACGAACGTCATAGGGCGTCCGCCCCGAACAACTGGAacaaactataacgaacaaaatgagataaaaaagtggttatgatactagattgttgcatggagggtcgagaGTTCAAAACTCCAGTGAACGCTCTTGTTGAATAAACTTTCGTTTAGTGAAGTTTGTGTTCGTAATTCCTCTACTTACACCTGCCTCTACGTGACAATAAAATCTATTAAATAATATAGTCAGTCAATAACCCTGGATGTTCAGCACATTGCCAaagacaagaacataatccaaaatCAATATGCTGATAAAATCTGTCATATAATTAAATGCTTGTATGACTGTTCTCGACAAATGTCTTTGATGTATGTTAAGAAATCGGTATCTTAGGGAAGTTAAATTACATGAATAGCAGTCAAATTAAGTAATACAAAACACTATACCCTTGAGATAAGTGTATGGTGAAAGGTATTTTGCCTCATTAACGCAGATGAACCTGGTGATGggcgaaaataaataaaataaataaaaatagcatGAAATACATATAAGAATGACATGTTTTGAGCATTGTCCCATCATTGCGTTCCTTCAGTCCATTGGTAGGAACTTCTCCTTGTCAGTCAAAAGCCATTTATCAAATCCCGGTAAGGGTGCGAAGTGTGATGTCCCCTCCCTGCCTAACGACTTGCTCAACGGCTGCGACAGTCAAGTTGAGACATCAAATTAGCCGGCAGGCTGCTAATGCTCCCTCCCAGCTGGCACGTGCTGCGGTCAGCCGTTGCTCCCAAGCACTCCCACAGCTGCAGCCTTATACGTGTTACGCTATTGTTTGTCTATGGGCAACAAGATTCATCTGTCAATTAGCAGCAGATTCCATAACagcaaccgaacgaggtggcgcagtggttagacactggactcgcattcgggaggacgacggttcaatcccgcgtccggccatcctggtttaggttttccatgatttccctaaatcactccaggcaaatgccgggatagttcctctgaaagggcacggctgacttccttccccatccttccctaatccgatgagaccgatgaccacgctgtctggtctccttccccgaaaccaaccaaccattacagGAAATTTTCGTAAGTTTTTTTTCTGACGGAGAATAGCTGTACTTACCGGGATACTTGAACTCGCAGATCAATATTGACCTTGAAATTATCCATATCATACACatcgtccgcctccgtagcgtagcggtagcgttaccgcctaccacgcagggcgcccgggttcgattcccagcagggaacTGGGTGCtgttgtccttcatcatcattgactcgcaagtcgccgaagtggcgtcacctaaaaaggaattgcaatatggcggccgaactcccggtatggggcctcccggccaacaatgtcatacgatcatttcatttcagctacATCAACAGCCTCTACATATTGTGAAAACAGTTACTTTGTATGCAGTTGGAGCAACATGAATTGTTGGACCGATTTTCTTCCACCAAACCATCAATTCTGATTTCTATGTGAATAAAAGAGGATGACACAGCTGAGACAGACGACATCAACCAATTACATATGTCAAGCGGCTGTTTTGGTTAAGTTACAGTGGGCAGTATGGTAAATTTTCTGACTCATGCAAGTAGTTTTAACGTTTGTAATAGCGGAATTATGGCAGTGATACAGTCTATTTTTAAAATAGAACTGTGTAATTTTTTCAGTGCCACGGGAAAGTGTTTCAAAAGTGAGCTTCAGCGGCATAACATGTGTGGAGCTTGATCAAACAGCAAGAAAATAACAGCGGCCCAAGCCTTTCTCCCGTCGTCAGAAGTAAGACAGACGTCTGTCCTACTGAAACGAAAACAAGCAAACACGTAACCTAGGTCACGTTCATGCTTTTATTATTATGACTGTCATATCAGGTGTTCAAAATTTTGTACCTGAACATTGATACATGTTATGGCCCACAGATGAAAGTCGAGAAGAAATGTAATGAGTGCCAGGGCATTTCTTTGATTCCTAAACGACCAGTCCAACTACATCCAAAAGTTCTGTTAAGATCGTCTACAATTTTCTGTACGGAGTAGCTGGGACATCCGTCGCGTTGGTTTCACATGAATTTAGAGTAACTGCGGCGGCACACCTGTTACATACTCTAAATACTTGTGGCTGTTTACAGTCCCATCGATAAAGCAGGGACCAATGATGGGAATCATGAAACGCCTGCCACAGACTTTGACATACCAAGTTCGTCGCTTATCCACTTCTCTCAACCAGCATAAACTTCCAAACAACCAGTAGTGCACATTTCGAAGATTGAGTTGCACACAGTCTGTAAACGGTGCCTTTTCCATaaacaaattcatacatataaagccCGCATTACTTTGGTGTTTTCGTAGACACCGTTGCGAGAATTGTAGTCAAGTAACGATTCCCATGCACAggttaatggaacaaaatgagcaAAAAACGTAATGCGATGAAATATAGCATAGGCTGAACAGCCCTTTGATTCCATTTCCACACTCAATCTACCTTGTAGTGACATGGATTGTGCATTACCATTGCTGAAATGTTAGTTGTATTTCTGTCATCAGTTGGCGTATTTTATTCATCACAGTTCCAGCTTCTATTATTTTACAAAGATGAATGGAGAGAGTAGTCACCAAGTGCCAGTTTTGGCTCATATGTCGATCTAAATTCCAAGAACTGATGAGGTAAGAGGGATAATTCAAGGAATTAAGCTACGTGGCGATCAGGCTACACATCCAGTGTCAGGTTATAAATGACACAATTGTTCACCCCTCGGGGTACCCCATCCTGCCCTCACACCTGAGGCAGTTGCGTGTGGTATATTCAAGCTCATGACATAACTAGATACTATGTTAGTATGTAACCTAATACCCCATCCATGCATCTTGGGCATTTGTATGACATAGAACTGGCGGAAAAATGAGTCATCCCATGCCCTTTCTTTCTGCACCAATAAGATAAAGCTCCAGCTTCcccctcccatttttattacaagaGCGAACAGGTGGGAAACATCAGTCTTGTGCTATGCACTACAGGGAGAGGATTGAGtctgttgtaaataaattattattataagaAATTTTTGTTTACGGCTCAGTTTTACTCTGTTGTGAAAGTACAATGTTTTGCACTGCTGTGGtgttcagaagtatgatgcaatTTTCTTTCGGGTACGTATGCATGTTCAAAGGTACAGGCATTGCGGTGaatacagctgttatgaaatgcatgaaatgtattctaacttgcgaatgtggacaagcttcagctgtaaaatggaatgacaacaatgaaaattcatACCAGATCGGTATTCGAACCTGAATTTCCCACTTATTATGagcagtcaccttaccattaggGTGCCCGATCAAGACCCACAGCTAGACCCAAACATGCCTATGTTTTTAGCCTTGTATCTACATCTGCACTCATATACTAATTATGTATATTTCTGCACAGGGGAGACAAtttaattgaaggtcactgtctcggtgtcagcagatgaatacaataggacagtgcttgtgttgttcagaagtatgacAGAATGTTTCTTCAGACATAAAAATTCCAAACATTATTTTCTACTTGTGTAATTAGAATAAATGCTAATCTCTGTCAGTCATTGCTGGACTCTAGTCTGTGTTATTATCATATGACTAGGTGGGGTCGCTTTCTGACCATTCAACTGTGATACAGATATAGCACCCAGCCATTGTATTTACAAAGGGTATTTGTTCCAAAATGTCTACCTCAAAAAACTCCTGTAAACATGCATTCCTAGCTATCAAAGCCAGCCCTAATAAATACATTGAAACACATGGGTTATGACGAATTTGTAGTGTGTTGCCATGTGTTTAGCACATTGTAGGCATGTGTGTTTTCTTTAGCTACACTTACACTAGAAAAACCTAGCTTCATGACCATCTAACAACGATGAAACTTACGCATACTTTTTTCCTTAGTTGATAAAATGGAATACTGATCAACTGCAGGTATCAAACCTTAGATGTAGGATGGATTATCATATGGAAATAACCATTATGTTCAAGGAACTGACTTTATTCTGTTGTAAAGACACATAGTTAAGATATGCTATTTTGTGTGTTGGTTTCAGAGAAAAAAACTATTATATTCCTTTACACCTGGACCATGCTGTATCAGTAGCAAACATCTCGGGACTGTCTGGAAACTATTTAGAGCTGATATACAGAATCTATGGGTATGTCGAAGGTCAACAGTAAATGAATATTCAAATGGATCGAGCGCTTGG carries:
- the LOC126299492 gene encoding uncharacterized protein LOC126299492, translated to MKTNKILPKRSFLSPFVTMSINTEGISRDKEVLLSDLCKEYQCDFLLIQETHRGSTRPTPKIDGMKMILERPHERYGIAIFARPGIRVTSASLTDRQDIEILTVRTQQYNVTSVYKPPESDFVFIEPGNFSYQDFNFVLGDFNCENTSWGYKETNSSGVELETRAEVHDLLLINDPKQPSSFNSGRWKKGYNPVNIFVSKKLASQCGKLIGEPIPHTQHRPIIFTFNAVVKPGHVPFKRRFNFKKANWKKFRELIDVEITKIPPQPEIYDSFVKLVQKVSRKIIPRGCRNSILRDYLRTQSHYWKDTRSSSVTTHLMMRHF